The following proteins are encoded in a genomic region of Arachis stenosperma cultivar V10309 chromosome 4, arast.V10309.gnm1.PFL2, whole genome shotgun sequence:
- the LOC130973432 gene encoding pentatricopeptide repeat-containing protein At4g14190, chloroplastic, giving the protein MNSLTACSHSHHFHFHPNCFTNTIHTETKSSKNKTIFFFFKPFSKFQSLTTQARLASSIHPLSPPPPPPSTNNAVLDSKHTTLLVEAYHVHRGLGILLRKLDSVDGDPLRILTEDGDWPKEYFWAVVKFLKNASRFSEILQVFDMWKNIEKSRISELNYNKIISLLVEGGMMEGAMSTLQEMKIHGLKPSLDTYNPIIHGFAREGKFSEALRFLDEMKEFDLEPDTETYDGLIRAYGKFKMYDEIGKCVKKMELDGCSPDHITYNILIQEYSRGGVLQRMEKLYQRMISKRMRLQSSTLIAMLDAYTTFGMVEKMEMFYRKLLNSKTSLDDDLIRKMAEVYIKNYMFSRLEDLGLDLRSAFGESDLVWCLRLLSYACLLSRKGMDIIVQEMRDAKVHWNVTTANIIMLAYVKMRDFKRLRILLSLFPMYRVKPDIVTVGILFDANRIGFDGSGTLEAWRRMRYHYRVVEMETDSLVLTAFGKGHFLKSCEEMYSSLHPEYRERKTWTYHDLITLVSMYSGK; this is encoded by the exons atgaattctTTGACAGCTTGTTCTCACAGCCACCACTTCCATTTCCACCCCAATTGCTTCACAAACACCATACATACCGAAACAAAGAGCAGCAAAAACAAaaccatctttttcttcttcaaacctttttcaaaattccaATCCCTCACTACCCAAGCTCGCCTTGCTTCCTCTATCCACCCACTGTCGCCACCGCCACCGCCACCATCCACCAACAATGCTGTTTTGGACTCAAAGCACACCACCCTTCTTGTGGAAGCTTACCATGTTCACCGTGGACTGGGAATCTTGCTCCGGAAACTTGATAGCGTAGATGGTGACCCTCTTAGGATTCTTACTGAAGACGGTGATTGGCCCAAAGAATACTTTTGGGCTGTTGTCAAGTTCCTCAAGAATGCATCAAGGTTTTCGGAAATCCTTCAG GTATTTGACATGTGGAAGAACATTGAGAAATCACGGATTAGTGAGTTAAACTATAACAAGATAATATCCCTGTTAGTTGAAGGAGGGATGATGGAAGGTGCCATGTCTACATTGCAAGAGATGAAAATTCATGGTCTCAAGCCTTCTTTGGACACCTACAATCCGATTATCCACGGTTTCGCCAGAGAAGGTAAATTCAGCGAAGCTTTGCGttttcttgatgagatgaaagaatttgatttagagcCAGACACGGAGACTTATGATGGATTGATACGAGCTTATGGTAAGTTTAAAATGTATGATGAGATTGGTAAGTGTGTGAAAAAGATGGAGTTGGATGGTTGTTCTCCTGATCATATCACTTATAATATACTCATACAAGAGTATTCACGTGGTGGGGTACTCCAAAGGATGGAAAAACTATATCAAAGAATGATTTCGAAAAGAATGCGTTTGCAATCTTCAACATTGATTGCAATGCTCGATGCTTACACCACATTTGGTATGGTTGAAAAGATGGAAATGTTTTATAGAAAATTGCTGAACTCAAAAACAAGTCTAGATGATGATTTGATACGAAAAATGGCTGAGGTTTATATCAAGAACTACATGTTTTCTAGGTTAGAGGACCTTGGACTAGATTTACGTTCAGCATTCGGTGAATCTGACCTTGTATGGTGCCTTCGCCTCCTTTCTTATGCATGTCTTCTGAGTCGAAAAGGCATGGATATAATTGTTCAAGAAATGCGAGATGCCAAGGTTCATTGGAATGTTACCACTGCCAATATCATCATGCTGGCTTATGTGAAGATGAGAGATTTCAAGAGGTTGAGAATTTTGCTATCGCTATTCCCAATGTATCGAGTGAAGCCTGATATAGTCACTGTTGGAATTTTATTCGATGCAAACAGAATCGGCTTTGATGGCAGTGGAACTTTAGAAGCATGGAGAAGAATGCGGTATCATTACCGAGTTGTAGAAATGGAAACAGATTCTCTGGTTCTTACTGCATTTGGTAAAGGCCATTTTCTAAAAAGCTGCGAAGAAATGTACTCTTCCCTTCACCCAGAGTATAGAGAAAGGAAAACATGGACATATCATGACCTTATTACTTTAGTATCAATGTATAGTGGCAAGTAA
- the LOC130973921 gene encoding protein PUTATIVE RECOMBINATION INITIATION DEFECT 1-like — MYDSQELDLDFEEEADISCSQGHRSSLNLRTQLGGSICLLCFSNLVSNPLSPTVHVSYALSQIERSLSHPPFLRSVLAFHPHFLLSPLVAALSSFDDEPIAAQIIRLIVDLCASDDPSVRQEFIGRVSDKIASGTLAWSSRQLHMSWLLLWWRVTNLNLTYGSMQSWSTINSPYDLKVMSSSREKQPLIHCLGVLLNCENDDLITHIRDVYSLITILVTGLQLPSDEIRGEILFVLYKLYALKNTSAEGDDTDILVPFCPKLLYLLGDVLMKTQNDDVRLNCIALLTMLAQGHLLREESAYDTYHLSYSDGADSEENIEGAKELSLVNLLAEAIKGPLLSSNSQVQISTLDLLFHYLSSIGTLDNQIHVMVEENIADYVFEVLRLSDCKDPVVRMCLQVLDFLSAAKEAFKLRLVIGFHTLIPVLHYVAEVPFHPAQYQTVKLIYECISECPGAVSSSQMEELVLVLIKMLKKNSNGEMGMTPDTFIMACSVFVALIRSPSCNGDLDLPKSVEDAVKHAALACICISERDINQILQCLYLLKEAYAYSHDGNTINSSKLTLRSCILDICRTHLLPWLISGIHEMEEEIVLAVLETFHLILLHSSNDAMEFAESLISSSWFSFSFGCLGLFTGDRMKYRVYLLLSSLIDSLLGNDSGQPIRDAALDLPSDPVDLLFLLGQRRSNNLNLPSCQTAILLIMYTSTLYDERIADEKLALASLEQYILLNGSDFQDPTNDNLIVTQLINLFGLLRGLGKMNHEIHYSREAEQILFRLIKNDEWDLLSARIHTVSLRWLFQQENIVEFLGHQILAFCRSYNLEGGDIIIGNIYQTIDVQTLAELVSEKDNYGARLFVCLLAQLFEEEGQEHDVISVLNLMATLIHICPAASDQLSLHGIGSTIRTWCYSSNTFSETTFMSILLLVFNILSSVHPEALSADQSWIAVTMKMMEYSIPPENSDVLSNESLFVIGILSLILHLSTSKALEEASKTILFNTSIISVINTAVCAAASKGPALVDHDEGTSTGETLIFVLLLHYFAIRSLHATVQGVVDWQNFFVSTNPAEPLPFIGIHCHDLCRILHFGSPVVKIIASYSLLELFNRVSNQINNTHEELKCSVGYLMSIKSILEGLVFYADARVATNCAVCLSMLLRWEKLENQTKLHEKGNWCRMIMEEMTVSLVSPPLALPSLAKSQRPAIHIATALLKQKEIPRWMRSVFNNSCISGILNSIDASSLSSETLVLLHELLKSDFLSTEQTATISQMLQECRKHIYTNSECLPSEPIKKVLTTPYDLGDVYSYLIDLMSSETYIDMDSWGFHVGNKRLLEEIELFLRTLTVDNRCR, encoded by the exons ATGTACGATTCGCAGGAACTGGATTTGGATTTCGAAGAAGAAGCTGACATCTCATGCTCCCAGGGCCACCGTTCCTCCTTAAATCTCCGCACTCAGCTCGGCGGCTCCATCTGCCTCCTCTGCTTCTCCAACCTAGTCTCAAACCCTCTCTCCCCAACCGTCCACGTGTCCTATGCTCTCTCCCAGATCGAACGGTCCCTCTCTCACCCTCCCTTCCTCCGATCGGTGCTCGCATTCCACCCTCACTTCCTCCTCTCTCCTCTCGTCGCTGCTCTCTCCTCCTTCGACGATGAGCCCATTGCTGCGCAGATTATCCGCCTCATTGTCGATCTCTGCGCCTCCGATGATCCCTCCGTTCGACAAGAGTTCATCGGTCGGGTTTCCGATAAGATTGCCTCCGGTACTCTGGCCTGGAGCTCCCGTCAATTGCACATG TCATGGTTGTTGTTATGGTGGCGGGTGACAAATTTAAACTTAACATATGGCTCTATGCAGTCTTGGAGTACAATTAACAGTCCATATGACCTCAAAGTCATGAGTTCAAGCCGTGAAAAACAGCCACTG ATACACTGCCTTGGGGTTCTTCTgaattgtgaaaatgatgatcTCATAACACATATCAGAGATGTATACAGCCTCATTACCATTCTTGTTACCGGGCTTCAATTGCCAAG TGACGAGATCCGTGGCGAGATCCTTTTTGTCCTTTACAAACTGTATGCTCTTAAGAATACATCTGCTGAGGGAGATGACACTGATATCTTAGTTCCCTTTTGTCCGAAGCTCCTGTACCTATTGGGAGACGTTCTCATGAAGACTCAAAATGATGATGTTCGCTTGAATTGTATTG CACTTTTGACTATGTTGGCTCAAGGACATCTGCTCAGGGAAGAAAGTGCATATGATACTTATCACCTTTCTTACTCTGATGGAGCTGACTCTGAAGAAAACATTGAGGGAGCCAAGGAGTTGTCTCTGGTTAATCTGCTTGCAGAAGCCATCAAAGGTCCACTGCTTTCATCGAACAGTCAAGTCCAAATCAGCACTTTGGATTTACTATTTCATTATCTGTCTTCAATCGGAACTTTAGACAATCAGATTCATGTCATGGTAGAAGAAAACATTGCAGATTATGTATTTGAAGTATTAAGGTTATCAG ATTGTAAGGATCCTGTAGTTAGGATGTGCCTTCAGGTACTTGATTTTTTATCAGCTGCTAAGGAAGCTTTCAAACTAAGGCTTGTTATTGGGTTTCACACTCTGATTCCAGTATTACATTATGTGGCTGAAGTTCCTTTTCACCCAGCTCAATACCAGACTGTGAAGCTCATTTATGAATGCATTTCTGAGTGCCCTGGAGCTGTATCATCTTCTCAAATGGAGGAGTTGGTTCTTGTTTTGATAAAAATGCTTAAGAAGAATTCTAATGGAGAGATGGGTATGACTCCTGATACTTTTATAATGGCTTGCTCAGTCTTTGTGGCCCTTATCAGATCTCCATCTTGTAATGGAGATTTAGATCTGCCAAAATCTGTTGAGGATGCAGTGAAACATGCCGCATTAGCTTGTATCTGCATCTCTGAAAGGGACATTAATCAAATCTTGCAATGTCTATACCTACTTAAAGAGGCATATGCATACAGTCATGATGGGAACACCATCAACTCTAGTAAGCTGACACTTAGAAGCTGCATTCTAGATATATGTAGAACACATTTGCTTCCTTGGCTCATATCTGGCATCCATGAAATGGAAGAGGAAATTGTCCTGGCTGTGCTTGAAACTTTTCATTTGATACTTTTGCATTCTAGTAATGATGCCATGGAATTTGCAGAGTCCCTGATTTCATCCAGTTGGTTCAGTTTTTCATTTGGATGTTTGGGTTTGTTTACTGGAGATAGGATGAAATATAGAGTATATTTGTTACTCAGCTCACTCATAGATTCCCTCCTGGGAAATGATTCTGGACAACCAATTAGAGATGCTGCATTGGACCTACCATCCGATCCTGTTGACTTACTCTTTCTACTTGGGCAGAGGAGAAGTAACAATTTAAACTTGCCCTCTTGCCAAACTGCTATTTTGCTGATTATGTATACTAGTACATTATATGATGAAAG AATTGCTGATGAGAAGTTGGCTTTAGCTTCCCTTGAACAATATATTCTTCTTAATGGAAGTGATTTTCAAGATCCAACCAATGATAACTTGATAGTGACGCAACTGATAAATCTGTTCGGATTGTTAAGGGGTCTTGGCAAGATGAACCACGAAATTCATTACAGTCGAGAAGCTGAACAGATTCTGTTTCGGCTCATAAAGAATGATGAATGGGATTTACTTTCTGCAAGGATTCACACAGTATCATTGAGGTGGTTGTTTCAACAAGAGAATATAGTCGAATTCTTGGGTCATCAGATTTTAGCATTCTGCAGAAGCTACAACTTAGAAGGAGGTGACATAATTATTGGGAACATTTATCAAACTATAGATGTACAGACGCTTGCAGAGTTAGTATCTGAAAAAGATAATTATGGAGCTAGACTTTTCGTATGCTTATTGGCACAGCTCTTTGAGGAAGAAGGTCAAGAACATGATGTGATTTCTGTTCTGAATCTTATGGCAACCTTAATTCACATCTGTCCAGCTGCTTCTGACCAGCTATCTTTGCATGGAATAGGGTCAACAATCAGGACTTGGTGCTATTCGAGCAATACCTTCTCAGAAACAACTTTCATGTCCATCTTGCTTTTAGTATTTAACATTTTGAGTTCAGTGCATCCTGAAGCACTTTCAGCTGATCAGAGTTGGATTGCAGTAACCATGAAG ATGATGGAGTATTCTATTCCACCTGAAAATTCTGATGTTTTAAGTAATGAAAGTCTCTTTGTAATTGGTATTCTTTCCTTGATTTTGCATCTTTCCACCAGTAAAGCACTTGAAGAGGCATCAAAGACTATTCTTTTCAATACTAGCATAATATCTGTAATCAATACTGCAGTCTGTGCTGCTGCATCAAAGGGACCCGCTTTGGTTGACCATGATGAGGGAACAAGCACTGGAGAAACATTAATCTTTGTTCTTTTGCTTCATTACTTCGCTATTAGAAG TTTGCATGCCACTGTTCAAGGGGTTGTGGATTGGCAAAACTTCTTTGTTTCAACAAATCCAGCAGAACCGCTACCCTTCATTGGCATCCACTGCCATGATTTGTGCAGAATTCTGCATTTTGGTTCTCCTGTGGTCAAGATTATTGCTTCTTATAGCCTGTTAGAGTTGTTTAACAGAGtatcaaatcaaataaacaatacacATGAAGAGTTGAAATGCTCCGTTGGGTACTTAATGTCCATAAAGAGTATATTGGAAGGCCTAGTTTTTTATGCTGACGCGAGAGTGGCTACAAATTGTGCCGTTTGCCTGTCAATGCTTCTGAGATGGGAAAAGCTGGAAAATCAAACAAAACTACATGAAAAGGGCAACTGGTGCAGAATGATTATGGAAGAGATGACAGTGTCTTTGGTATCTCCTCCTTTAGCATTGCCGTCACTTGCTAAAAGTCAAAGACCTGCCATACATATAGCTACTGCTCTGCTGAAACAGAAAGAAATTCCTCGGTGGATGAGATCAGTGTTTAACAATTCATGCATATCTGGCATACTTAACAGCATTGATGCAAGTAGTTTGAGCTCGGAAACTCTGGTTTTACTTCACGAACTACTCAAATCAGACTTCTTAAGTACTGAGCAAACTGCAACTATAAGTCAAATGCTCCAG GAATGCAGAAAGCACATTTACACAAACTCCGAGTGTCTCCCATCCGAACCAATAAAGAAGGTCCTCACCACACCTTATGATCTGGGAGACGTTTACAGCTATCTCATTGATTTAATGTCATCAGAGACATATATAGATATGGATTCATGGGGATTTCATGTGGGTAATAAGAGGCTCTTAGAAGAAATAGAATTGTTTTTGAGGACCCTCACTGTAGATAATAGATGCAGATAG